ACTGACCATTAGTATTTCTAAATATGCCCATAATCAGTTACTTTAAGTAGTTGTATATCTACCTCCATTAGATTTAATGAAGCGTGTGTTGGCCATAATCCTCGGCGGAGGAAAAGGTTCTAGACTTTACCCTTTAACAAAAATGAGGGCTAAACCTGCTGTGCCTTTGGCAGGTAAGTATCGTTTAATAGATATCCCAATTAGTAATTGTATAAATTCTGGTATAGAAAAAATGTACGTATTGACCCAGTTCAACAGTGCATCTCTAAATAGACATATAGGAAGGACTTATAATTTGAATGGCCCTTTCGGCCAAGGATTTGTGGAGGTTTTAGCCGCGCAACAGACTCCTGATAGTCCTAAATGGTTTGAAGGTACTGCTGATGCTGTAAGAAAATACCAATGGTTATTTCAAGAATGGGATGTTGATGAATATTTAATATTGTCAGGTGATCAACTGTATAGAATGGATTACAGTTTATTTGTTCAACATCATAGAGATAATGGCGCTGATTTAACTGTTGCAGCTTTGCCTGTTGATGAAGCTCAAGCAGAGGGTTTTGGCCTCATGAGAACAGACGATCTAGGAAATATAAAAGAATTCAGTGAAAAGCCCACTGGAGAGAAGTTGAAGGCAATGGCAGTTGATACTTCAAAATTTGGATTAAGTAAAGAGTCAGCTACTGAAAAACCCTATCTAGCCTCTATGGGTATTTACGTTTTTAGCAGAAATACTCTTTTCGATCTTTTAAATAAATTTCCTAGTTATACAGATTTTGGTAAGGATATAATTCCTGAAGCCCTCAATAGGGGGGACATACTTAAAAGTTATGTATTCGATGATTACTGGGAAGATATCGGTACCATTGGGGCATTCTTTGAGTCAAACCTTGCCTTGACTGAGCAACCAAAACCTCCATTTAGTTTTTATGATGAAAAATTCCCAATTTATACAAGACCAAGATTTCTTCCCCCTTCTAAACTAGTAGATGCTCAAATTACTGATTCAATAGTTTGTGAAGGTACAATCTTAAAGTCATGTAGTATTTTGCATTGTGTTTTAGGTGTAAGAAGCAGGATTGAAAGTGATTCGGTTCTTGAGGACACTCTTGTTATGGGTGCCGATTTCTTTGAATCGCCTGAAGAGAGGATTGAATTAAGAAAAGGAGGAGGAACACCTCTCGGAGTAGGGGAAGGAACCACTGTAAAAAGAGCAATTCTTGATAAGAATACAAGAATTGGTGATAATGTCGTGATCATTAATAAAGATCGAGTAGAAGAAGCAGATAAGCCAGAATTAGGTTTCTATATCAGAAATGGAATTGTCGTAGTAGTTAAAAATGCAACTATTGCAAACGGAACTGTTATTTAAATCTTTTCGATCATTTTTCGCTGACATAAGTATTTTTTTTTGAGCAATTTTGTTGAGTTGTAGGCACACTATATTTATTGAGTTTTTTAATTTTTTATGTCCAAGGCAC
This region of Prochlorococcus sp. MIT 0604 genomic DNA includes:
- a CDS encoding glucose-1-phosphate adenylyltransferase, with product MKRVLAIILGGGKGSRLYPLTKMRAKPAVPLAGKYRLIDIPISNCINSGIEKMYVLTQFNSASLNRHIGRTYNLNGPFGQGFVEVLAAQQTPDSPKWFEGTADAVRKYQWLFQEWDVDEYLILSGDQLYRMDYSLFVQHHRDNGADLTVAALPVDEAQAEGFGLMRTDDLGNIKEFSEKPTGEKLKAMAVDTSKFGLSKESATEKPYLASMGIYVFSRNTLFDLLNKFPSYTDFGKDIIPEALNRGDILKSYVFDDYWEDIGTIGAFFESNLALTEQPKPPFSFYDEKFPIYTRPRFLPPSKLVDAQITDSIVCEGTILKSCSILHCVLGVRSRIESDSVLEDTLVMGADFFESPEERIELRKGGGTPLGVGEGTTVKRAILDKNTRIGDNVVIINKDRVEEADKPELGFYIRNGIVVVVKNATIANGTVI